GGAGAAGTAATGAAAGAATTCAAGCCGGTTCATTACAAGGATAAAGGTGTATATGATCAAGAAATTAAACAGTTAGCGTCTGAGCTGGCAAAAGGGATCGATACACCTATGCAAAACATAAAAATAGATGAAAATGGATCGTTGACTGGCGGATCCAAGCAAATCATCTTAAAAGAAGCAGAACTTGTTAAAAATCTGCAGAACTTAAATACGAAACAATTGGAGGTAAAGGTTCCAATATACGAAACCGCTCCAAATGTCACGGCAGCATCTGCTCAAGGGATTGCCGATGTATCATTAGCTTCGTATTCTACACGTTTTCGTCCAAGTGATACAAGCAGAAACAGAAATGTTCAACTATCAGCAGAAGCAATTAATAACGTTGTGTTAGGACCAGGAGATTCATTTTCTTATAATCAAACAGTTGGGGAGCGCACAGCAGAAAGAGGCTATCAGCCTGCTCCTGAAATTATCAATAAACAGCTGGTGATGGGAATTGGCGGAGGTATTTGTCAAACATCTTCTACGTTATTTAATGCGATTGACGGCGCTGGTCTTCAAGTGACAGCTAGGTCTCACCATTCAAAACATGTAGGTTATGTACCTGCGGGAAGAGATGCGACCGTATCGTGGGGAGGACCTGATTTTAAGTTCACAAACAACAAAGATTATCCTGTCATCATTAAAGCATATGCAAACGTAAATACAGGTGTTTTAACTGTAGATGTTCGTACTTCACAGCGTGCTATCTAATAAAAAAAGACGTATCCCAACAGATACGTCTTTTTTTCATTTATTATGCTTTTTGTTGCTCGCGTTCACGAAGTTCCACACGTCGAATTTTACCTGAATTAGTTTTTGGTAATTCATCAATAAATTCAATTACGCGAGGATACTTGTAAGGTGCAGTAAGAGTTTTTACGTGATTTTGCAGCTCTTTAATAAACCCTGCATCTGTTGTTTTTGCATGATCGACAAGAACCACATACGCTTTTACAACATGGCCGCGATCAGCATCTGGGCTAGCTATAACGGCACATTCTTTCACCGCTGGATGCTTAATTAATGCATCTTCAACTTCAAATGGCCCAATTGTATAGCCGGAACTGATAATGATATCATCTCCGCGTCCTTGGAACCAGTAATAGTTATCTTCATCTTTAGAAGCGCGGTCGCCTGTTAAATAGTAGTTTCCTTTATACGTTTTCTCAGTGCGCTCCATGTCTTTATAGTAGTGCTTGAAAAGAGAAGGGAGGTCTCTACGAACGGCAATGTCTCCAACTTCTCCAGGCTTACAAGGCTCGCCGTCTTCATTAATGATTTCTACAAACCCTTCAAGCATCGGTTTACCCATTGAACCAATCTTCGTTTTTACACCTTTTAAGGTACCAATCAAAAGGGTATTTTCCGTTTGGCCGTATCCATCACGTACTTGGATATTAAAATATTTTTTAAACACATTAATTACTTCTTCATTTAGCGGTTCTCCGGCAGATACAGCGCTATGAAGGTGAGACAGGTCAAAACGTTCAAGCTCATCAATTTTAGCCATAAAGCGATACTCTGTTGGCGTGCAGCACAGTACGTTTACTTGTTCATCCTGTAAAATTTCTAAAAACTTTTTAGGTTCAAAACGTCCGTTATAAATAATGCCTGTTGCACCTTGTCCAAGTACAGATAAAAACGGAGTCCAAATCCATTTTTGCCAACCAGGACCTGCTGTTGCCCAGACCGTATCGCCTTTTTTAATATCTAACCATTCAGCAGCAGCGATACGAAGGTGAGCATAAGCCCATCCATGAGTATGAACAACGCCTTTTGGCTGTCCTGTTGTACCAGATGTATAAGGAAGGAATGCCGTATCATCCTTAGTTGTGTTAGCTGCTTGGAACTGTTCTGATGCATCCGCTGTAAGTGACTCTAAGCGCGTCCACGACGTAACATCAGCACCAAATGTAATTTTATGTTGTAGAGAAGTAGGGAAGTTTTCAATCTTATCGATCTCATTGCAGAAAGGATGGTAAGAAATAATCGCTTTTGCTTCAGCGTGATGTAAACGATATTGGATATCTTTTGCGCGTAATAGTTCTGAAGAAGGAATTACAATAATACCTGCTTTTAAGCATGCTAAGTAAATAGCATACGATTCAATAAGGCGAGGTGCGATAACCAACACGTGATCGCCTTTTGTTAATCCTAGCTCCGTTAGCCCGTTTGCCACCTTATTTGCTTTTGCTAACAGCTGGTTATATGTAATTTCCTCACGCACACCGTCAGCGTCCTGCCACTTTAGCGCAAGTTGATCGGATGCATGTTTTTCAATTTCCTCTGTTAAGTTGTAATGTTCACTTGGAACTAAATCTTTTAGTTGAATCATAAAAACGACTCCTTATATTATAGATATCAATGATTTTTTATCATTACTATTATTATATTACTAACTATTAGTACTTGCTACTAATTTGTTTTGGGTTTTAGTAAAAAAGCAAAAAAAGACCCGCTTGTCTTATTACGACAGCGGGTATAACATATGTTATTTAAATAAGCTCCATTTTGTATGAATAGGTACTAGCTCTTCTTCAGACTCGTCCTCTTCGTATAAACCACGTTCTTTTAAGTATTCCACAAAATATAAGTCTGCTTCCTTACGTTCATCATAAGGCTTAATCGATAAAACAAACCCTACTTTATGCTGATCTTCATTTTCAACGCCTGAGAGATACGCTTTTACATTATGCTGCAAGAATAGCTCTTTAGCGGGAATAATTAAGTCCTTGACAAACTTCGACAGTAATTCTAACTCAAAGTCGAAGGTGAACTTAGCAATTTTTTCTAGATCTGCAAATACCACGCCGATAAAACTCGTATTATGTATTTCGTAGTCTTTCGTTTTTTCATCCCATTCAATATGTCCGATTTCCTTTAAGTAATTAATAAAATACCCAATGCCTTCATCGCGGCCAAAAGGTTGTTTAGAAAGAACCAAACCGATCTTTTTGTACTTAGGCAGATACACGCATGAGATAGCGGCTTCAACTTTATGCTGTTGAAATAAGTGCGTTGCCCCTTGAAGCAAAGCATCTAAGACATGATGGGTAATTTTCATTTGTTTACGAGGAAAGTGATATTCGTTGCGTGCTAATTCATCTGTATCAGCAAACGTTGCTCCAATAAAGCCTGTGTTGGATAGGGTAGGAGGAAGCTTCTTTCTTTTTCTTTTTCGTACCGTCATTCAAAAACACTCCTTGTGATCATCAATACGATAAAAAATAAAACGAACATATGTTCTTATCTAATGATACAAAAAATGTGTCGAAAAGTAAAGAGGAGTTAACGGAGAATTTGAAATTTTATAATAAAAGTAGCTAATGATCTTAAAACGTAGCGGTCATTAAAAGATGGAAAAGAAGAGGGGGAGCAAAAAAAATAAAAGGCTGCAGATGAAAAGCATCCACAGCCTTTTATATATTCATTAACGAGCTTCTGTTAAAGCTACCATATCTTCATCATCTAAATCGATATCTACGTGACAATCCATTGTATGAATTGTTTTATCTTCATGATTTCCATAATAAATTGTAATGTTCATGAGTATCGCTCCTTTAAAACTGGATAATGACATCCAATTTATACCGTCATCTATTTGTTTAATATTATACCCGATGAAAAAGGAAACTACAACTAAAATCACTAAAAAGCTGATAGGAAAGGGGTTTGCTGTAATTTTAACACAGAATTTTATAGAATAAAAATACTAAATAATGTATTTTATTGCAGAAAATACGAGGTTTTGACTTTTATAAATGAATAAAAATCCATTTAATGCAAACATATGTACTAAATGAAAAATATACGTTCAGTAGCAAATAAATCCTTAAGATATTAAACGCAAACAGATTTCAACTTTTTGCAAAATGTTCATTGAGAATACGATGAGAAAAAATGAATGAGTGTAAAACTTAATTTCTATAAGTAAACTCATTCATTTTTCAAACTCTCTAATTATAATCTAAAAATCAATCGAACTGATCAATCCTAAAAATAAACTGGTGAAATTCATATGTATTTCTATAAAATCATATCTGCAATTGTTCAATTAGAACAAATCTTGATGCTAATTAGTTTAGTGAGTTAGATCATATAAATACGAACCCTATCTCATTTTTAAATCATGTCTCACTATCATAAGTATACTTTTATAATGAGACATGATTTGTGTTTTATCAATTGGTTCCTAGAATATATATTATGTAAACTAGAAAAAGAAATAAAATCATTGAGGTCTCCCTTACTCTTAGATCCTTGGAATACTTTGCTTTTCCTTTAAAGTGTGTAGGTTCCTTTTAAATCAGCTGTTTTTGCTTTCGGGATTTTAATTTTCGGGTTGTGAACAGAACTCTCAAAGATCGACTGAATGACGCGCTTAAGGTCAAATGAATTAAATTATGTACAAGCTATGGATAGATTGTATCTTAAAAATCGTTAAAATAGCCGCTCACTTAATCGCAATCTCCTGAATACGCCAGTACGTATCATTTTATATGTAATTAAGTAATGCCCTATGGTTTATCCTAGAACTTTACAATTTTGCATCCCAAGTTTAAGGTAGCTATGAATCAGTGTGATAGTAGTTGATTTAATGTAGAAGCGAAAAAAAAGGAAAAAGAACAACTTCTTCCCCTCCATCCGCTTGTCATACAAACTTTTCAAGTTACTAGTTTCAAGGCTTCACTCACTAAGGTATGTTTCCCAATCGTAGTCATGAATTTTGTTAAATTGCCCAAACTCATTTCTTTCGTAAGCACATAGCGGTGTTTCATTTATAAAAGCTAAAATTGAGTCATCAACATTTAAAACAACTCCTAGAGCTACAATTTGAAAATTATCTGGATTACTGTTGAACTCATCTTCTTCGTATCCGCTAAAGATAACCCATCCTGAATCATTCGGTTCATTTGGTTTATCCTTTAACAGAAAATTAAACTCGTTTCTTTCTAAAACATCATTGCTAACTGTTACGAGAGCATTAAAGTAATAGTCCATCTTTTCAGCGTCATCGTTTTCATATTCAGTATCACAAATATGTTCAGTGCCAAAATGCAGGATTTGACCAAGTTTTAAGCTCTTTAAATGATAAGGTTCATTATCAAGCTTTCCAACAAAGTTCTCTTTGTTTCTATCCGTAATTTGCACCCACATTCTTTCTCCTTTGTAACCATCTGTATCTGAATCACTAAAGAAAACTAACTTCACCAGGTCTCCCGCTTTTAATTTATCCGTCACCGCTTTGCTTGGCTTGTAAAATGTATAAGGAGATTCTTTGTTTCTTTTGTAAACGTTATCTAATTGCCAAGGTGTATTATCCTCAATTTTTTTATTGTTAGCATGTTTTTTGAACCAATTTTTCATATAATACATTACCTCTTTGATTTATATAATTTAAATTTCTTTAATTGGATACTGAATTAAAATGGATTCTAACCCTTGAATAAACGCATCTATGTAAGTTAAATCTGTTTCAAATTCAAACTTTAGTTCTGTTCCCCAGCCAGCGGGATACTGTATAAACCCATCTACACTAACATTTTTTCTTCCATTCATAGTCAATGTGAAACCAAAATAGGGTTCAGTGGGTTCAAAAAGTACTTTCTTCTGCTTTAAAGCTGAGAATTTCTTTAACTCGTTAAGATAGTACTTTATTGTACGCCCTTCTAAAATAACCTCGTCAATTTCAGCTTTAAATGCAGGAATATTAAATGTAAGATAATTTTTATGCCAATCTGCATCATGGATGTTATCTGCTTCTGGGTACGCGTATGCATAAGTACAAATCTTAAGACAAGAAAGTCCATCCTGTGCAGACAATTCTGCAAACGGATAGTTAGAAAAGTAATTTTGTTCCATGGAAAATACTAACCCTTCTGTTGATATCCCTTCACCAAAAACGCCTTCGTCAAAATAGCTGCACCATATTCCATCTTTACTAACAGCTATGTCTTGTACAGCATCTCCACAATAAAATGACCGAATGACTTCTCCATCAATATTCATAATAAAAAGATTGTGCTCTTCTCCCTTGGTTCTGGCATTCATTATCAAAAAATGCTTATAATCAATCCATCTGACAAAAGGATAGTTTATTTTTAAACGTGGATAAAGTGTAGTACCGTTTACAGACAGTTCGAATTTATTATGACGTTTTTGAACTAAGACTAGTCCATATTCATCTCTATAATCTGCATCAATAATAGTTAAATAAGTGTCATCAGGTTCAATACTAAAAATAGTCGCCGCTTCAATGTTCAAACTTGGTCACTCCTTATATTATAAAAAAGAAAAGTAAATCTACTGTTTTTCTAACAAGTCTTCTAATTCTGTCAATAAATCATACGGCTCGACTTCTAACCCAATTAACTTGGCATTCCAGTTAACACCAACTAACAAATCGTCGTCATTCATTCCGTATAGCCAATTATCCATAAATTCCTCCAACGGTATAGATGCTGATTTATAATGTGACCATCCTTCTACTGCACATTGCTTTGCATATGCTTCATCCGACCAAAAAAGCATAACGACTGTCTGTTCATATTTATTCGATTCACATACGCACCAGCCATCTTCACTTTTTAATCCCCAGACCACAGTGCTTTCTGAAACTCTTTTAACAAAATTTGCGTAGCGTCTCTTCGAATTTACAGTTAGATCAAGTTCCATTGCTAATCTCCTCGTTTCCTTGTTATGTTTTTTTAAGCAATAAAATATCCCTGATAACTTTAAATACTCCGCCAGAAGTCGAAGGTGGTCGTTATACTGAACTCCTTTGTTTTTTACCACCAGAATGGGACCTTTCAGAAGAAGGATTTAAGCAAGAAGAAATATATTGGCCAATTGAAAATTTAAAATTTTCAGCTCGCTTCCCCCATGAATTAGATACATGGGTAGGGTTTGGTCACACGATTCAAAATGACAACCCAATTAAACCATTTAGCTCTAATACAAAGCTTTGTGCTTCTCTTTTGCTCCCTCCACTAACTGAAGAAGAAGCCTGGAGCGTTCATATCCGTGAAGGAAAAGATGTTGAGTTCTATAATGTACTTCCTCTTTACGAAAGTGAAATGAACTATAAAATGAAGCGTGGAACTGATAAGCTACTTGATAAATTTGATAAACACGGCATCAGCCAAATATATGACATTCATCGTAAAAACGTATGTAAAAAAATGTGGTTCTAAAAAAGCCTACTTAGTCAAGTAGGCTTTTACCATGTTACCGTTGTTTATTATTTTTCAATTCTCTTTTTAGTTTTCATATCAAATTTGGCTAACACCTGTTTTTGTTGCTTGACAACTAAAACTCCATCTAAAAGTTGTAGTTCTAGCTTTTTTAACTGTTGGTCAGATGCTTTCAAAGGAGAAGCTTGCTCTTTATTAGTTGAACCTTTAAACCCTAAATCATAATTCAAAGTAAAATTTCCTTGTTCATTATATTTGAGAATGCTAGGAGACGAAAAACCATATCCCAGTCCAGACCTATCTTGATTATCATCAGGATTAAATACATTGAAGCCAACGCTCTCTTCTAGTGCATTTTTTAATGGTATATGAGGCTGAATTTCCATTTCAATTCCTTTGTCCGGATGTTCTTTCCCAACGCGTTTTTTACCTGTGTTTTTTAAGTCGATTTCGTAATATAAACTAGTAGGCACGAGCTCTTTTCCTTTGTCTTTTCCTTCTGTGATAATGGTTGAACCAACTAAACGTTTATCCGTAACAATCGATACATCCACTTTCACAAGTTCAAGGTGATTTCCTAACTCGTGAGCCTCTTTTTTACTTAGTCTGCTCGTTTTATCCACAGGTGGAGAGGGATTTTGGCAAGCGGTCGTGAGTAGAAAGAGAGCAAGCAGTGCGAATATATAACGTTTTTTCATCTGATTTCTCCTTTTGTGCATAATTTAGAAATATATTCTATGAAATTATACCTTAAAAAAGAAGCAACTCCCTTTTAGTTAGGAACGCTTCTTTTAATAAACCTTTTTTCTTTTTATTAGTAACCATCTACCGTAACATCAGTAATTGACCCATCACTAGGACTTACTTGATACCAACCTTGTGTAGCTGTATGTTCCTCTCCTGTATCTTCATTATCCACAACATTTTCATAAACATGGATAATATAGTTTCCTGAGTCGTCAAGGTGATCGTATTCTACAAGAAGAGGTGAATCTTCAGATATGCCTTGTTGGTCACGAACTAGCTGGATAGCTTGCTCTTGGGAAACTGTTTGTTCGGCTGGTTCCTCTTCCTCAAGGGTTTCTGTATCTTCTTCTTGCTCTGATTCTGTTTGCGCCTCATCTTCCGAATCAGCCTGAGCTTCTTCCTCATCCGCTTTTGCCTGAGTTTCCTCTTCCTCCGCTTTGCGATCTGCTTCTGCCTGAGCTTCAGCTTCTGCATCAGCCTTGGCCTGCGCCTC
The genomic region above belongs to Priestia megaterium and contains:
- a CDS encoding WapI family immunity protein; amino-acid sequence: MNIEAATIFSIEPDDTYLTIIDADYRDEYGLVLVQKRHNKFELSVNGTTLYPRLKINYPFVRWIDYKHFLIMNARTKGEEHNLFIMNIDGEVIRSFYCGDAVQDIAVSKDGIWCSYFDEGVFGEGISTEGLVFSMEQNYFSNYPFAELSAQDGLSCLKICTYAYAYPEADNIHDADWHKNYLTFNIPAFKAEIDEVILEGRTIKYYLNELKKFSALKQKKVLFEPTEPYFGFTLTMNGRKNVSVDGFIQYPAGWGTELKFEFETDLTYIDAFIQGLESILIQYPIKEI
- a CDS encoding DUF2750 domain-containing protein, with the translated sequence MELDLTVNSKRRYANFVKRVSESTVVWGLKSEDGWCVCESNKYEQTVVMLFWSDEAYAKQCAVEGWSHYKSASIPLEEFMDNWLYGMNDDDLLVGVNWNAKLIGLEVEPYDLLTELEDLLEKQ
- the mbcS gene encoding acyl-CoA synthetase MbcS, coding for MIQLKDLVPSEHYNLTEEIEKHASDQLALKWQDADGVREEITYNQLLAKANKVANGLTELGLTKGDHVLVIAPRLIESYAIYLACLKAGIIVIPSSELLRAKDIQYRLHHAEAKAIISYHPFCNEIDKIENFPTSLQHKITFGADVTSWTRLESLTADASEQFQAANTTKDDTAFLPYTSGTTGQPKGVVHTHGWAYAHLRIAAAEWLDIKKGDTVWATAGPGWQKWIWTPFLSVLGQGATGIIYNGRFEPKKFLEILQDEQVNVLCCTPTEYRFMAKIDELERFDLSHLHSAVSAGEPLNEEVINVFKKYFNIQVRDGYGQTENTLLIGTLKGVKTKIGSMGKPMLEGFVEIINEDGEPCKPGEVGDIAVRRDLPSLFKHYYKDMERTEKTYKGNYYLTGDRASKDEDNYYWFQGRGDDIIISSGYTIGPFEVEDALIKHPAVKECAVIASPDADRGHVVKAYVVLVDHAKTTDAGFIKELQNHVKTLTAPYKYPRVIEFIDELPKTNSGKIRRVELREREQQKA
- a CDS encoding VanW family protein — its product is MKKVLGALLLGATIVSAFIAYGMYTNHSAKQTAAIEQKQAAKKPEKKAEKKKKPVLKVEELTYQLKDSRTGEVMKEFKPVHYKDKGVYDQEIKQLASELAKGIDTPMQNIKIDENGSLTGGSKQIILKEAELVKNLQNLNTKQLEVKVPIYETAPNVTAASAQGIADVSLASYSTRFRPSDTSRNRNVQLSAEAINNVVLGPGDSFSYNQTVGERTAERGYQPAPEIINKQLVMGIGGGICQTSSTLFNAIDGAGLQVTARSHHSKHVGYVPAGRDATVSWGGPDFKFTNNKDYPVIIKAYANVNTGVLTVDVRTSQRAI
- a CDS encoding suppressor of fused domain protein; this translates as MLISSFPCYVFLSNKISLITLNTPPEVEGGRYTELLCFLPPEWDLSEEGFKQEEIYWPIENLKFSARFPHELDTWVGFGHTIQNDNPIKPFSSNTKLCASLLLPPLTEEEAWSVHIREGKDVEFYNVLPLYESEMNYKMKRGTDKLLDKFDKHGISQIYDIHRKNVCKKMWF
- a CDS encoding immunity protein Imm33 domain-containing protein; protein product: MKNWFKKHANNKKIEDNTPWQLDNVYKRNKESPYTFYKPSKAVTDKLKAGDLVKLVFFSDSDTDGYKGERMWVQITDRNKENFVGKLDNEPYHLKSLKLGQILHFGTEHICDTEYENDDAEKMDYYFNALVTVSNDVLERNEFNFLLKDKPNEPNDSGWVIFSGYEEDEFNSNPDNFQIVALGVVLNVDDSILAFINETPLCAYERNEFGQFNKIHDYDWETYLSE